A single Phragmites australis chromosome 4, lpPhrAust1.1, whole genome shotgun sequence DNA region contains:
- the LOC133914360 gene encoding peroxisomal membrane protein 11-3-like — MASSESRKPAASRPPPRDFLAHLEAYLARRDGVDKLLKISRYAARLALAAGPPLPPAASARLKSFESSVGLSRKAFRLAKFVQSLNALRAHPRLPPPLALLAYGGEGVYYFVEQFVWLAKAGLLPAHLLPRLQRLSAWADLLGFVGSITIKLEEVARMESSIKKLLAEGCGEESEAVMTMRDKLLLKRMSMVQGVADAVMALGDVTDGKGLLGSSTLMASAGLLSALISTHKNWNSC; from the coding sequence ATGGCCTCCTCCGAGTCCCGCAAGCCCGCAGCCTCGCGCCCACCGCCCCGCGACTTCCTCGCCCACCTCGAGGCCTACCTCGCCCGCCGCGATGGCGTCGACAAGCTCCTGAAGATCTCCCGCTACGCCGCCCGCCTCGCGCTCGCTGCTGGACCGCCGCTACCCCCTGCGGCCTCCGCCCGTCTCAAGTCCTTCGAGTCCAGCGTCGGCCTCAGCCGCAAGGCCTTCCGCCTCGCCAAGTTCGTGCAGTCCCTCAACGCCCTCCGCGCGCACCCCCGCCTGCCCCCGCCACTCGCGCTCCTCGCATACGGAGGCGAGGGTGTCTACTACTTCGTCGAGCAGTTCGTCTGGCTCGCCAAGGCCGGGCTCCTGCCCGCGCACCTCCTCCCCCGCCTCCAGCGCCTCAGCGCATGGGCCGACCTGCTGGGCTTCGTCGGCTCCATCACGATTAAGCTGGAAGAGGTGGCGAGGATGGAATCGTCCATCAAGAAGCTGCTGGCGGAGGGCTGCGGGGAGGAGAGCGAGGCGGTGATGACGATGCGGGACAAGCTGCTGCTGAAGCGGATGTCGATGGTGCAGGGCGTGGCGGACGCGGTCATGGCTCTAGGGGACGTCACCGATGGGAAGGGATTGCTCGGGAGCTCCACGCTGATGGCGTCGGCAGGCTTGCTCTCAGCGTTGATCAGCACGCACAAGAACTGGAATTCTTGCTGA